A portion of the Deltaproteobacteria bacterium genome contains these proteins:
- a CDS encoding right-handed parallel beta-helix repeat-containing protein — MIAKIVAMIAAMLAVQVASAASANVTAIDRTHAGHDLGAAVNQALTAMPGVLAPDATMDVMGGALIAQLPANATVRAVPKNVTALQPGEYSVIIAGVAVDGTEVAAGAPLGVTVGVDQVVEITLPPATPTVSSYTVYAGRAGAETLQAQELAPGAIVRLIDPTEFFNRRTSEVPYYPNGPGPPVIVRVLVAAYSGERLVMLGAEQELHVAAMQSLRVAPPDLSGLTFAVFASTGPNRERLQVHGLPPGSAYTLGALHDDGELLPSPAQRIEIAPGDYEQATMIVIDRPEVTLACATPTTIRVTHGFSQAAVLVNPAILGGSGDNVGIHRLHDVTIEGCTWDMSGQIETAATPPPDDVRNFSIMAWSTDELTLRGLTIRNNLRGGLSALSCSDVRIEDSRIERTRGRAQSDDHGRLLPGRGVGNAINVARNAPFSDPVGDAQQTRTIIANNLIVGDGYGEMYGIVVAAGGASENTITGNTISHLRGACIALEGQNAHDSGRTTISGNTCSDTGGIISDNASGGLADTEMRAVTITGNTVSASRAAGIAVSSSNTTVSGNVVDGCQFDGTASGCILITPPRPSGAATRAGTRNLLVADNVIALGAATHAQPPVGVYVNGAAPITSLTLAHNRIDCERTPNSLGVHLSGDVTDTVLHGNVIGDCGGDGVLVTDFSMVGVPVPQRLTASDNVFRNLNLSDRWMDGRHPVGAAFRFMIDGIGTTSAGHRLRSNQVTDESAPPHLRYGVIFDAERPGAITDVHLDGNEWNARTDDVYNTGATDVVVK; from the coding sequence ATGATTGCCAAGATTGTGGCAATGATTGCGGCAATGCTCGCGGTGCAGGTGGCATCCGCTGCATCGGCGAACGTGACCGCAATCGATCGCACCCATGCCGGCCACGATCTCGGGGCGGCGGTGAATCAGGCGCTGACGGCGATGCCGGGCGTGTTAGCTCCCGACGCGACGATGGACGTGATGGGTGGCGCGCTGATCGCGCAACTTCCGGCGAATGCGACGGTGCGCGCGGTGCCGAAGAACGTGACGGCACTGCAGCCTGGTGAGTACAGCGTGATCATCGCCGGTGTCGCAGTTGATGGGACGGAGGTTGCTGCTGGGGCGCCGCTGGGGGTGACGGTTGGGGTCGATCAAGTAGTAGAGATCACGCTGCCGCCGGCGACGCCAACGGTGAGCAGCTACACGGTCTACGCCGGCCGCGCTGGCGCAGAGACGCTGCAAGCGCAAGAACTCGCGCCGGGCGCGATCGTCCGGCTGATTGATCCGACGGAGTTCTTCAATCGCCGCACCAGCGAGGTGCCCTACTATCCTAACGGACCGGGCCCGCCGGTGATCGTCCGCGTTCTCGTGGCGGCTTACTCCGGCGAGCGGCTAGTGATGCTAGGCGCGGAACAAGAACTCCACGTTGCCGCGATGCAGAGCCTGCGCGTCGCGCCGCCGGACCTGTCCGGGCTGACGTTCGCTGTGTTTGCGAGCACGGGTCCGAACCGCGAACGCTTGCAGGTGCATGGGCTGCCGCCGGGGAGCGCGTACACGCTCGGCGCGTTGCATGACGACGGCGAGCTGCTGCCGTCACCCGCCCAGCGCATTGAGATTGCGCCGGGCGACTACGAGCAGGCGACGATGATCGTCATCGATCGACCCGAGGTCACGCTGGCCTGCGCGACTCCGACGACGATTCGGGTGACGCACGGCTTTAGTCAGGCGGCGGTGCTGGTGAACCCTGCGATTCTTGGCGGGAGTGGCGACAACGTAGGCATCCATCGCTTGCACGATGTGACGATCGAAGGGTGTACCTGGGACATGAGCGGACAGATCGAAACCGCAGCCACGCCGCCGCCCGATGACGTGAGGAATTTTTCCATCATGGCCTGGAGCACCGACGAGCTGACGTTGCGCGGTCTGACGATCCGCAACAATTTGCGCGGCGGGCTCAGTGCGCTGAGTTGCTCCGATGTGCGGATCGAGGACTCTCGCATCGAGCGCACCCGCGGCCGCGCGCAGAGCGATGATCACGGCCGATTGCTCCCGGGTCGCGGCGTCGGTAACGCCATCAACGTGGCGCGCAACGCGCCGTTTTCCGATCCAGTCGGTGACGCGCAACAGACTCGCACGATCATCGCCAACAATCTGATCGTCGGCGACGGCTACGGCGAGATGTACGGCATCGTCGTGGCCGCCGGCGGCGCCAGTGAGAACACGATCACCGGCAACACCATCAGCCATCTGCGTGGTGCCTGCATCGCGCTCGAAGGGCAGAACGCGCACGACAGCGGTCGCACAACGATCAGCGGCAACACCTGCAGCGACACCGGTGGGATCATCAGTGACAACGCGAGCGGCGGACTGGCGGACACCGAGATGCGCGCGGTGACAATCACCGGTAACACCGTCAGTGCAAGTCGCGCCGCGGGCATCGCCGTGAGTTCGAGCAATACCACAGTCAGCGGCAACGTCGTCGATGGTTGCCAGTTCGATGGGACCGCGAGCGGCTGCATCCTGATCACGCCGCCGCGCCCGTCCGGCGCCGCAACGCGGGCGGGCACGCGCAACCTGCTCGTTGCCGACAACGTCATCGCCCTCGGCGCCGCGACCCACGCGCAGCCGCCCGTCGGTGTATACGTCAATGGGGCCGCACCGATCACGTCGCTGACGCTGGCGCACAATCGCATCGATTGCGAGCGCACGCCGAATAGTCTCGGCGTTCATCTGTCGGGCGACGTGACCGACACGGTGCTGCACGGCAACGTGATCGGCGATTGCGGCGGCGACGGCGTGTTGGTGACCGACTTCAGTATGGTCGGCGTGCCGGTGCCGCAGCGGCTCACCGCCAGCGACAACGTGTTCCGCAACTTGAATCTCTCTGACCGCTGGATGGACGGGCGTCACCCCGTGGGGGCCGCGTTTCGCTTCATGATCGACGGCATCGGCACGACCAGCGCCGGCCATCGCCTGCGCTCCAATCAAGTGACCGACGAGAGCGCGCCGCCGCACCTGCGCTACGGCGTCATCTTCGACGCCGAGCGTCCCGGTGCCATCACTGACGTGCACCTCGATGGCAACGAGTGGAACGCCCGCACGGATGACGTGTACAACACCGGCGCGACGGATGTGGTGGTGAAATAG
- a CDS encoding GNAT family N-acetyltransferase, with the protein MSTRTGDRMITVENIDPLSDPRWRDVETLPGATLYHSTAWARVLAQTYGFPSRYYLAVEGARVVGGLPGFEVGSAWRGRRFVALPFSDLAAPVGAPEAMPAILAMVVGDAKRQAWRTVEVRGATVQPADFTTVTHNDLYLLPLDQSLCDLVRGFSDSVRWGRKRALRDGVTAARASSEAALAEFYRLHQLTRRKLGVPVQPWRFFELLWREFFARDAGFVVQATAAGRVIASAVFLRHGSRLYYKFSASDPGALASQPNSLVLWNAIEWAHAAGLTEIDLGKTVRENAGLVRFKRSWGAQAVALPHSYFPRVVGVGAESEDSPRLRAVRAVWRHLPLPVTRLVGGLVYRALA; encoded by the coding sequence ATGAGCACGCGCACTGGCGACCGCATGATCACGGTCGAAAACATTGATCCGCTCAGTGACCCGCGGTGGCGCGACGTCGAGACCCTGCCGGGAGCCACGCTCTATCACTCGACCGCGTGGGCGCGCGTGTTAGCGCAGACCTACGGCTTCCCGTCGCGATACTATCTCGCGGTCGAAGGGGCACGGGTCGTCGGTGGGCTGCCTGGTTTCGAAGTTGGCAGCGCGTGGCGCGGGAGGCGCTTCGTTGCGTTGCCGTTTTCTGATCTTGCTGCGCCGGTGGGGGCGCCGGAGGCGATGCCGGCCATCTTGGCGATGGTTGTGGGCGATGCCAAACGACAGGCCTGGCGCACAGTGGAGGTTCGCGGCGCGACGGTTCAGCCGGCCGACTTCACCACGGTCACGCACAACGATCTCTATCTGTTGCCTCTCGATCAGTCGCTGTGCGATCTCGTGCGCGGTTTCTCCGATTCGGTGCGCTGGGGACGCAAGCGGGCGTTGCGCGATGGTGTGACGGCGGCGCGCGCCAGTAGCGAGGCGGCGCTGGCGGAGTTCTATCGCTTGCACCAACTGACGCGTCGCAAGCTCGGCGTGCCGGTGCAGCCGTGGCGCTTCTTCGAACTGTTGTGGCGGGAATTCTTCGCGCGCGACGCGGGATTTGTCGTGCAGGCAACGGCTGCGGGGCGCGTGATCGCCAGCGCAGTGTTTCTGCGCCATGGAAGCCGACTCTACTACAAGTTCAGCGCCAGCGATCCGGGCGCATTGGCGTCACAGCCGAACAGTTTGGTGTTGTGGAATGCGATCGAGTGGGCCCACGCGGCGGGTCTGACGGAGATCGATTTGGGAAAGACGGTGCGCGAGAACGCCGGTTTGGTGCGCTTCAAGCGCAGTTGGGGTGCGCAGGCGGTGGCGCTGCCGCATAGTTACTTTCCGCGTGTCGTCGGGGTCGGTGCGGAATCGGAAGACTCGCCGCGTCTGCGTGCGGTGCGGGCCGTGTGGCGCCACCTGCCGCTGCCAGTGACGCGACTGGTCGGCGGCTTGGTATACCGCGCGTTGGCGTGA
- the asnB gene encoding asparagine synthase (glutamine-hydrolyzing), which translates to MCGIAGVFAYGEAPPPDLSLVRRMTDTLVHRGPDDEGYRVLAPVALGHRRLSIIDPAGGHQPMTNESERVWLVCNGEIYNFRELRAELESHGHRFRSRSDNEVIVHGYEEWGDECVTRFNGMFAFALWDEVRERLLLARDHFGIKPLYFADTGGEVVFGSEIKALLASRRITAAVDADALELFLHYRFVPSPQTLLRGVRRVPPGHRVVCDRRGVRCERFWSPVPQAKNGASESDYVDALRERITTAVNRQLVSDVPVGALLSGGVDSSAITALMARAGARVQTFCVGFAGDEPLSELGAAREVAEWLGTEHHEVTLSAREFGDLLPVCVRHLEEPTTTTSIVPLFALARLAGSVVKVVLTGQGADEPFGGYHRYLGERYGAWYRRLPALVRDGVVAPLVERLPGQQRLKRAVRSLGNAEDATRFLALYALLPEPMMAKLHGDRPRLAREQLIAPIARWRDGVQHLDPLSQLMYIDARLSLADDLLLYGDKMAMAWSLEARVPFLDLDLMALAESVPAELKLKGMERKYIHKRAVSAWLPERIVQRRKMGFGVPTARWFRHELRDVVRDTLLAPNAVWRAHFAAEGVDAILAAHDSGAENYERQVFGLLTFELWHREFVKG; encoded by the coding sequence ATGTGCGGAATCGCCGGCGTGTTCGCCTACGGCGAAGCGCCACCGCCGGACCTGTCTCTCGTTCGGCGGATGACCGACACGCTCGTGCATCGCGGACCTGACGATGAAGGTTACCGGGTGCTCGCGCCGGTGGCGCTCGGTCATCGCCGCTTGAGCATCATCGATCCGGCCGGCGGGCATCAGCCGATGACCAACGAGAGCGAGCGCGTCTGGCTCGTCTGCAACGGAGAGATTTACAACTTCCGCGAGTTGCGCGCGGAACTCGAGTCGCACGGCCACCGTTTTCGCAGCCGCAGCGACAACGAGGTGATTGTCCACGGCTACGAAGAGTGGGGCGATGAGTGCGTCACGCGCTTCAACGGCATGTTTGCGTTCGCGCTGTGGGATGAGGTGCGAGAGCGGCTGCTGCTGGCGCGCGATCACTTCGGCATTAAGCCGTTGTATTTCGCCGACACCGGTGGCGAGGTGGTGTTCGGTTCAGAGATCAAGGCGCTGCTGGCATCGCGGCGGATCACGGCGGCGGTCGATGCCGACGCGCTCGAGTTGTTCCTGCACTACCGCTTCGTGCCGTCGCCGCAAACATTGCTGCGCGGCGTCCGGCGTGTGCCACCGGGGCACCGCGTTGTCTGCGACCGTCGCGGGGTGCGCTGCGAGCGCTTCTGGTCGCCGGTGCCGCAGGCGAAGAACGGTGCGAGCGAGAGCGACTATGTCGACGCGTTGCGCGAGCGCATCACTACCGCGGTGAATCGGCAACTGGTCAGCGACGTCCCCGTCGGCGCGCTGCTCAGCGGCGGAGTTGACTCATCAGCGATCACCGCGTTGATGGCGCGCGCCGGTGCCCGCGTGCAAACCTTCTGCGTCGGCTTTGCTGGTGATGAACCGCTCAGCGAATTGGGCGCGGCGCGCGAGGTCGCCGAGTGGCTTGGCACCGAGCATCACGAGGTGACGCTGTCGGCGCGAGAGTTTGGCGATCTGCTGCCGGTCTGCGTCCGCCACCTCGAAGAGCCGACAACGACCACGTCGATCGTGCCGCTGTTCGCGTTGGCCCGCTTGGCCGGCAGTGTGGTGAAGGTGGTGCTGACCGGGCAGGGCGCCGACGAACCGTTCGGTGGCTATCATCGCTACCTCGGCGAGCGTTACGGTGCTTGGTACCGCCGCCTGCCGGCGCTTGTGCGTGACGGCGTGGTGGCGCCGCTGGTGGAGCGCTTGCCGGGGCAGCAACGGCTGAAGCGCGCGGTGCGTTCGCTCGGCAACGCGGAAGACGCGACGCGGTTTCTGGCCCTCTACGCGCTGCTGCCGGAGCCGATGATGGCGAAGCTGCACGGCGACCGTCCGCGACTGGCGCGCGAGCAACTGATAGCGCCGATCGCGCGCTGGCGCGACGGTGTGCAGCACCTCGATCCGTTGTCGCAGTTGATGTACATCGACGCGCGCTTGTCGCTGGCCGACGATCTGCTGCTCTATGGCGACAAGATGGCGATGGCCTGGTCGCTCGAAGCGCGCGTGCCGTTTCTCGATCTCGATCTGATGGCATTGGCCGAGAGCGTACCGGCGGAACTGAAGCTCAAGGGCATGGAGCGCAAGTACATCCACAAGCGTGCGGTGTCGGCGTGGCTGCCGGAGCGCATCGTGCAGCGGCGCAAGATGGGCTTTGGCGTGCCGACAGCACGTTGGTTTCGGCACGAGTTGCGCGACGTCGTGCGCGACACGTTGCTGGCGCCGAACGCCGTCTGGCGTGCGCACTTCGCGGCTGAAGGTGTCGATGCCATTCTGGCCGCGCACGACTCGGGCGCGGAGAACTACGAGCGGCAGGTGTTTGGGCTGCTGACGTTTGAGTTATGGCATCGCGAGTTTGTGAAGGGATGA
- a CDS encoding glycosyltransferase family 4 protein — MKLLVIGGSRTLDESGFDPWLQSQIASLREAGLTVDSFVIHRAERGKYARAIPRLRAYLAQHEYDVVHAHYGYAGIVAAAQSRCPSVVTFHGDDLLGTPDAHGHATAWSRLWVQIHRRMARSVDAVIAVSREMADVLDRADVHVIPCGVDTSLFVPRDRDAARARLGWDPAKRYVFFAANPTFPRKCFPVARAAVDQLNRSCHDPIELVCTHSQPEAVVPYDEVPWYMAAADALVVTAYWEGGPVVVKEALACNLPIVSVDVGDVREMIGDTADCSIVARDAAAVAVGLQAVLDPPRRSNGRARAELVALPRIAERLVAVYESVAGQPKSAAAQRHPAISDQPSAISAEEHR; from the coding sequence ATGAAACTGCTGGTCATCGGTGGCTCGCGCACGCTCGACGAGAGCGGCTTCGATCCGTGGTTGCAGTCGCAGATCGCGTCGTTGAGAGAAGCGGGGCTGACCGTCGACTCGTTCGTGATTCACCGAGCCGAGCGCGGCAAGTACGCGCGCGCGATTCCGCGCCTGCGTGCGTACCTCGCGCAGCATGAATACGATGTCGTCCACGCGCACTACGGCTATGCCGGTATCGTCGCCGCGGCGCAGTCGCGCTGCCCGTCGGTGGTGACCTTTCATGGCGACGACTTGCTCGGCACGCCCGACGCCCACGGCCACGCGACCGCGTGGAGCCGGTTGTGGGTGCAGATCCACCGCCGCATGGCGCGCTCCGTCGATGCGGTGATCGCGGTGTCGCGCGAGATGGCCGACGTGCTGGATCGCGCCGACGTTCACGTCATCCCGTGCGGAGTCGACACCAGCCTGTTCGTGCCGCGCGATCGCGACGCGGCGCGCGCGCGCCTCGGTTGGGATCCGGCGAAGCGTTACGTCTTCTTCGCCGCCAATCCTACGTTCCCGCGAAAGTGTTTTCCCGTCGCGCGGGCCGCCGTCGATCAATTGAATCGTTCGTGTCACGATCCGATCGAGTTGGTCTGTACCCACTCGCAACCGGAAGCGGTCGTGCCGTACGACGAGGTACCGTGGTACATGGCGGCCGCCGATGCGTTGGTGGTGACGGCGTATTGGGAGGGCGGGCCGGTGGTGGTGAAGGAAGCGCTGGCGTGCAATCTGCCGATCGTGTCGGTTGATGTCGGCGACGTACGCGAGATGATCGGCGACACCGCCGACTGTTCCATCGTCGCCCGCGATGCGGCGGCGGTGGCGGTGGGGTTGCAGGCTGTGCTCGATCCGCCGCGCCGGAGCAACGGCCGCGCGCGCGCGGAGCTAGTGGCGCTGCCGCGCATCGCGGAGCGACTGGTCGCCGTGTACGAATCGGTGGCGGGGCAGCCGAAATCGGCGGCGGCTCAGCGCCATCCGGCCATCAGCGATCAGCCATCAGCCATCAGCGCCGAGGAGCACCGCTGA
- a CDS encoding glycosyltransferase encodes MERHLATLVRALPERFTKTVAFLSRGGPIADELAAEGIPIHVLGMRRSYDPLGALRLLRVVRAGDFALVHDHSTMAAAPILALGLARVPLVVTEHLSLAQRRLDQRASYRLLSRFVDCFIANSNATRSELLTLGIPDAKLRLIHHGLLSTPHSAFRIPHSALRSTVGFVGRLEPEKGCRDFVRMASQVAAAVPDARFVIVGDGSQGDRVAADVVAAGLSARVQMLGAVADIDRVYPTLDVLVSTSQRETFGLAILEAMAAGVAVAAFRVGGVTELIAAGAGESVAAGDVTGLANVVIELLRDPGRRQALAARARERVAQRFTATRMADEVAQVYDAVVAGRRV; translated from the coding sequence ATGGAACGCCACCTCGCGACTCTCGTGCGCGCGCTGCCGGAGCGCTTCACCAAGACCGTCGCGTTCCTTTCGCGCGGCGGGCCGATCGCGGACGAGCTTGCGGCGGAAGGCATCCCGATTCACGTTCTCGGTATGCGGCGCAGCTACGATCCTCTCGGTGCGCTTCGCTTGCTGCGCGTGGTTCGCGCGGGCGACTTCGCGCTCGTCCACGATCATTCGACGATGGCGGCGGCACCGATTCTCGCGCTCGGGCTGGCGCGCGTGCCGCTCGTGGTCACCGAGCATCTCTCGCTGGCGCAACGGCGACTCGACCAGCGCGCCAGCTATCGGCTATTGTCGCGCTTCGTGGACTGCTTCATCGCCAACTCCAACGCCACCCGCAGCGAACTGCTCACCCTCGGCATTCCAGACGCGAAGCTACGGCTAATCCATCACGGCCTGTTATCGACTCCGCATTCCGCATTCCGCATTCCGCATTCCGCATTGCGCTCAACCGTCGGCTTCGTCGGTCGGCTCGAACCGGAGAAAGGTTGCCGCGACTTCGTGCGCATGGCGTCCCAGGTTGCCGCCGCCGTGCCCGACGCGCGCTTCGTCATTGTCGGCGATGGATCGCAAGGCGATCGTGTCGCGGCGGACGTGGTCGCGGCGGGCTTGAGCGCCCGTGTGCAGATGCTCGGTGCCGTCGCGGATATCGACCGAGTCTATCCAACGCTCGATGTGTTGGTCTCGACCTCGCAACGTGAGACGTTTGGGCTGGCGATTCTCGAAGCGATGGCAGCGGGGGTTGCGGTCGCGGCCTTTCGCGTCGGTGGCGTGACCGAACTGATCGCGGCCGGCGCGGGCGAGTCGGTCGCGGCGGGCGATGTGACCGGATTGGCGAACGTCGTGATCGAGCTATTGCGCGATCCGGGCCGGCGGCAGGCGCTCGCTGCGCGCGCGCGCGAGCGCGTTGCACAGCGGTTCACCGCCACGCGCATGGCCGACGAAGTTGCGCAGGTGTACGACGCGGTGGTGGCGGGGCGGCGCGTATGA
- a CDS encoding glycosyltransferase family 2 protein: MTMADLAPTLSVCIVTFNSGDTIAECLESVGRQRGIAVEAIVVDNASRDDSALRAEAFPFCRVIRNPSNVFFAPANNQALRAARGEFVLVLNPDTVLEPDTAPTMVAELRARPDVGAAICTIVGDAADGTTEVPHWWSRRGFFHLLGSLQPWLWWGERRVPAATKSPTQTIDVDVISDACMFARRSTIESIGWYDERYRLYFTEDDICHRLWAAGWRVQYCPVTRVCHHGSTSTRKAPRLWLRWLTVQDLLTYARRYHGLGAFCVLAVASMLDLALVAAVRGAKWLGGALQRAVNVSDAAA, translated from the coding sequence ATGACAATGGCCGACCTGGCGCCGACGCTGTCCGTATGCATCGTCACCTTCAATTCGGGGGATACCATCGCCGAGTGTCTCGAGTCGGTCGGACGCCAGCGCGGGATTGCGGTCGAAGCGATCGTCGTCGACAACGCCTCGCGCGATGACAGCGCGTTGCGGGCCGAAGCGTTTCCGTTCTGTCGCGTGATTCGCAATCCGAGCAATGTGTTCTTCGCGCCGGCGAACAATCAAGCCCTGCGCGCCGCGCGCGGCGAGTTCGTACTGGTGCTGAATCCCGATACCGTCCTCGAACCCGACACTGCGCCGACGATGGTTGCCGAGCTACGTGCGCGACCCGACGTGGGCGCGGCGATCTGCACCATCGTCGGCGATGCCGCCGATGGCACAACCGAGGTGCCGCACTGGTGGAGTCGGCGCGGGTTCTTTCATCTGCTCGGTTCGCTGCAGCCGTGGCTATGGTGGGGCGAACGCCGCGTGCCCGCGGCGACGAAGAGTCCGACTCAGACGATAGACGTCGACGTGATCTCGGACGCATGCATGTTCGCGCGCCGGTCCACGATCGAGAGCATCGGTTGGTACGACGAGCGCTACCGTCTCTACTTCACCGAGGACGATATCTGTCATCGCCTGTGGGCGGCCGGCTGGCGTGTCCAATACTGTCCGGTGACGCGTGTGTGCCATCACGGCTCGACCAGCACGCGCAAGGCACCGCGGCTGTGGCTGCGCTGGCTCACTGTTCAGGATCTGCTCACCTATGCACGCCGATACCACGGCCTCGGCGCATTCTGCGTGCTGGCAGTCGCGAGCATGCTCGACCTCGCGTTGGTGGCCGCGGTCCGTGGAGCGAAGTGGCTGGGCGGGGCGCTGCAACGTGCAGTCAACGTCTCCGATGCCGCCGCCTGA
- a CDS encoding class I SAM-dependent methyltransferase: MHRAEPRGVAAPADAEWDEFWRGHSVDSEIAMADFYGLRHVLLKFLPRHGTIVEAGCGLGRYVFYLRGLGLRAIGCERLLPALEAAKRWARRARAVGSGAFNAADVRALPYRDDSLAGYISLGVVEHFPEGPDGAIREAYRVLQPGGIAIVEVPSACAFDGYVHHAKRAVASLIGRARRPDETMHEEPLAPAALGDVLRRAGFTLLFCGAVDLIYPGWALGVGPRWYAALHHAEQTGLRRWGGLAIAVGIKTTPHQMACFVCGTPSAPCADVAVGLCEGCRAALPGDVIAAYNPARIGSVYWQHLQREYPTLASACSICGGVYVPDPHFDDWGFAALVCGACVQKPVVNLTLAQRALKRVWRPRGIGAT, from the coding sequence ATGCATCGAGCGGAGCCGCGCGGTGTTGCCGCACCGGCCGATGCCGAGTGGGACGAATTCTGGCGCGGCCACAGTGTCGACAGCGAAATTGCGATGGCCGACTTCTACGGCCTGCGCCATGTGTTGCTGAAGTTCCTGCCGCGCCACGGCACCATTGTCGAAGCCGGCTGCGGGCTCGGTCGCTACGTCTTCTATCTGCGTGGTCTTGGCCTGCGCGCGATTGGCTGCGAGCGGTTGCTGCCCGCACTGGAAGCGGCAAAGCGCTGGGCGCGGCGTGCGCGGGCGGTGGGTTCCGGCGCGTTCAACGCGGCCGACGTGCGCGCGTTGCCGTATCGCGACGATTCGCTGGCCGGCTACATCTCGCTCGGCGTGGTCGAGCACTTTCCGGAAGGTCCCGACGGCGCGATCCGCGAGGCGTACCGTGTGTTGCAACCTGGTGGGATTGCAATCGTCGAAGTGCCGAGCGCGTGCGCGTTTGATGGCTACGTTCATCACGCGAAGCGCGCGGTCGCGTCATTGATCGGGCGCGCGCGCCGGCCCGATGAGACGATGCACGAAGAGCCGCTCGCGCCGGCTGCCCTCGGCGACGTGCTGCGGCGCGCGGGATTCACGCTGCTCTTCTGCGGCGCTGTCGATCTGATCTATCCAGGGTGGGCGCTCGGTGTCGGCCCGCGCTGGTACGCTGCGTTGCACCACGCAGAACAGACGGGGCTGCGTCGGTGGGGTGGACTAGCGATCGCCGTGGGAATCAAAACCACGCCGCATCAGATGGCGTGCTTCGTTTGCGGTACGCCGTCGGCACCGTGTGCGGATGTTGCCGTCGGATTGTGCGAAGGCTGCCGCGCGGCGCTGCCCGGCGATGTCATCGCGGCCTACAACCCGGCGCGCATCGGAAGTGTCTACTGGCAGCATTTGCAGCGTGAGTATCCGACGCTCGCCTCGGCTTGCTCGATTTGTGGCGGCGTGTACGTGCCGGATCCGCACTTCGATGATTGGGGCTTTGCCGCGCTGGTGTGCGGCGCGTGCGTGCAGAAACCGGTAGTGAATCTCACGCTGGCACAGCGCGCGCTCAAGCGCGTGTGGCGACCGCGCGGAATCGGTGCGACATGA
- a CDS encoding DegT/DnrJ/EryC1/StrS aminotransferase family protein — translation MIPVFRPSFDHEEIEALREPFATGWVGTGPKTKQFEEQFAAFTHVAHAVAVNSCTSALYLTLRAAGVEGGEVITPAMTFVATNHAILAAKATPAFVDIEATTLNVDPHDVAQRITPRTRAVIAMHYGGHSCRLDELLEITRARGIPLIEDCAHATGGRYRERPLGSLGAFGCFSFQAIKNVATGDGGMITLSDAAVAERLRRMTWLGISRDTWARSSSGGYNWEYDVTEVELKYQMNDIAAAIGLVQLRKLDRTNGRRRALAARYSAALRDLDGVEVPREESYAQSSWHNYVIKVARAPWRDRLVDFLRAREIAAGVHYMPSHLYRLYEPYRVALPVTEEVWLRVVTLPLFPDLSDADQDRVIAAVRDFRRQV, via the coding sequence ATGATTCCCGTCTTCCGCCCGTCGTTCGACCACGAAGAGATCGAGGCCTTGCGCGAACCATTCGCGACCGGCTGGGTCGGCACCGGGCCGAAGACCAAGCAGTTCGAAGAACAGTTCGCGGCGTTCACTCATGTCGCGCACGCGGTGGCGGTCAACTCATGCACCTCGGCGTTGTATCTCACGCTGCGCGCCGCCGGTGTCGAAGGTGGCGAGGTGATCACCCCGGCGATGACCTTCGTTGCCACCAATCACGCGATCTTGGCGGCCAAAGCGACGCCGGCGTTTGTCGACATCGAGGCGACCACGCTCAACGTCGATCCGCACGATGTCGCCCAGCGCATCACGCCGCGCACGCGCGCGGTGATCGCGATGCACTACGGCGGGCACTCCTGCCGGCTCGACGAGTTGTTGGAGATCACCCGCGCCCGCGGCATCCCGCTCATCGAAGATTGCGCTCACGCCACCGGCGGGCGCTACCGCGAGCGGCCACTCGGCTCGCTCGGCGCGTTCGGCTGCTTCAGCTTCCAAGCGATCAAGAACGTCGCCACCGGCGACGGCGGGATGATCACCCTGAGCGACGCGGCCGTGGCCGAACGTCTGCGGCGCATGACCTGGCTCGGCATCAGCCGCGACACCTGGGCGCGATCGAGCAGTGGGGGTTACAACTGGGAGTACGACGTCACTGAAGTCGAGTTGAAGTATCAGATGAACGATATCGCGGCGGCAATCGGCTTGGTTCAGCTCCGCAAACTCGACCGCACCAACGGCCGCCGGCGGGCGCTCGCCGCACGCTATAGCGCTGCGCTGCGGGACCTCGATGGAGTGGAAGTGCCGCGTGAGGAATCATACGCGCAGAGTTCGTGGCACAACTATGTGATCAAGGTGGCGCGGGCGCCGTGGCGGGATCGGCTGGTCGATTTTCTGCGGGCGCGTGAGATCGCCGCCGGCGTGCACTACATGCCGAGCCATCTCTACCGTCTCTACGAACCCTACCGCGTGGCGTTGCCGGTTACCGAGGAAGTGTGGTTGCGAGTGGTGACCTTGCCGTTGTTCCCCGATCTATCCGACGCCGACCAGGATCGCGTGATCGCGGCGGTGCGCGACTTCCGTCGTCAGGTGTGA